A window of Apodemus sylvaticus chromosome 9, mApoSyl1.1, whole genome shotgun sequence contains these coding sequences:
- the LOC127692482 gene encoding gamma-crystallin D gives MGKITFYEDRGFQGRHYECSSDHSNLQPYFSRCNSVRVDSGCWMLYEQPNFTGCQYFLRRGDYPDYQQWMGFSDSIRSCRLIPHAGSHRIRLYEREEYRGQMVEFTEDCPSLQDRFHFNEIYSLNVLEGCWVLYEMPNYRGRQYLLRPGEYRRYHDWGAMNARVGSLRRVMDFY, from the exons ATGGGGAAG ATCACCTTCTATGAAGACCGCGGCTTCCAGGGCCGCCACTATGAGTGCAGCAGCGACCACTCCAACCTGCAGCCCTACTTCAGCCGCTGCAACTCTGTGCGCGTGGACAGTGGCTGCTGGATGCTCTATGAGCAGCCTAACTTCACAGGCTGCCAGTACTTCCTGCGTCGCGGGGACTACCCTGACTACCAGCAGTGGATGGGTTTCAGTGACTCCATCCGCTCCTGCCGCCTCATTCCCCAC GCTGGCTCTCACAGGATCAGACTGTACGAGAGGGAGGAGTACAGAGGCCAGATGGTAGAGTTCACCGAGGACTGCCCCTCTCTCCAGGACCGATTCCACTTCAACGAGATCTACTCCCTCAATGTGCTGGAGGGCTGCTGGGTCCTCTACGAGATGCCCAACTACCGGGGACGGCAGTACCTGCTCAGGCCCGGGGAGTACCGGCGCTACCATGACTGGGGCGCCATGAACGCCAGGGTGGGCTCTCTGAGGAGAGTCATGGATTTCTATTGA